DNA sequence from the Oscillatoria nigro-viridis PCC 7112 genome:
AATTGCTGGCAATGAAATTGAACTCTACCTCTTCGTCAGTTATTGCTTTGCTCGGAGCGGCCGCGCACCCAGAACGCGCAGGTGTGGATAACGTTATCCACAGCTCGGATTGGCAAATAGTAAGCGATATATTTGCACTCGTTGGGAAGTACACTCCAGAGAGTTTCCGAACCAATCGCCTCCCATTGCTGAACCTGCCAGATGATGTGATTGGAGCGCTGCGGAAAGGACGGATTGAGTATACCAAAGCCAGAGCGATCGCCCGAGTTAAGGATAGCTCCGAGCGATCGCAATTACTAGAGGAGGCGATCGATCTCGACCTCTCTCTGACCCAAATCAAACAGCGCATTGCCGATTTAAAAGCCCAAAATACAGGTCCGGCGACTGCACCGAATCGCTCGCTTAAAAGTCGCGTAGATGCAGCTTATGGCAGAGTGAAAAAGTCTAAGGTTTGGGATGACCCCAAAAAGCAGAAGAAACTAGAGAAGCTGTTAGCTGAACTGGAAGCTTTGGTGGGTGAGGGATTGGAAAATTGAGGCGGATTTTAAAGTAAAGCCACCTAAATTCACCAAATTATAGCAACCGCTTTCGTCGGCGGCGGACGCAAGACGCAAGACATCCTCAATCGCCAGAATGCAAACAATTAAATCGATCGAGTTGTTTGCGGGTGCGACTTTTTAGCCAAGACCAGCACTATTCAATTTTGTTGAGATCGAGAGAGCGATTTGGATCGCTCGTCTATTGCAGGCAGTAAATTAGCCGACTGAGGGTCGAATTTTTTTTGGGGCTGCCGCGGTCGATCGCGGCAGCTTTAATCTGCGAGCGCCCGCGCGCAACCGCAAGCAAACCACGCCGCAACCGTGGTTTTATTTGGCGGTCAATATTCTCTAAAAAATATTAACAATTCAGAACTTAAAGCCCAAAAAGTCGAGAGATAGTCATTAGCGATCGGCGAGAGCGCTCGCTCTTTGTTTGCAGTTGTCTAATTCTGCCTCGCACAATTGCAGTAGTTGTTTTAATTGTGAATAAGAAAAAAGCTCTAAAGTAGCCTTTGTTCTTCGATTAAAGTCAACTTTTAAAAGTTCGCAGACCATTCGTGCAGCTTGATTGGTGTCGAAACCTTCGGAACTGCTGATAACGCCGATTGCTGTTTCTTCGTACCAGCGTGCGGCTTCGCCGTTTCCTTCAATTTCGATCGCGGTTGCAAAAGGTCGATCGTCTACAGTGAATGGGTCAGATCGTTCCATCCGAATTCGATCGCTGTTGCCAAAGTCGGGCAATACTGTTTTACCGTTGCTTAGTCCGATACTTGCTGCCATTGCATTTTGCTCTTGCGTGACGCTAGCGATTGTAGCAGGTGCAGTAGGTGCAACAACTTTATGGATCGGGAGCGGAACCAAGTCAGAGAGATTAAATATTTCAGAGGGAACCGAACCTCCGTCAAGGCGAACTATAACAGATCGCCCACCGTTGGCAAAACCTCTGACAGTGCCCGTATTTCCGCCATAGAGGGCGTTGCTGTTGCCAATTTGAACTAAATCCCCTTGGGCCAGTTGTACTGTTTCAACGGGCGGCGATCCGATCGCTAAATCCAAAATAGGTTGCTCTGGCGCGCTCGACGTTCGACCGCTGTCTGGGTTGCTGGCTGCTGCTGCCGACTTCAAAGGTTTCTTTAAAGATTTTTTTTCATCTCGAACAGCAGCGAGCGCCCAATTGATGCTGAGTGTTTCGCAATCTTTCAAAAACGCGGAGCTCCGCGCTTTTGCTTCGATAAGGTTCCAATATTTTGAAATCGCCATGTAGTCCTGTGCAGTTCGCGGGCGAATTCCCGCCGACTCCAAGCAGCTCAGGAATTCTCCATAATTGCACCGTCGCTTAAATTCTTGCAGCAGCAAACCCGCATTGCGAGCGCAGTTCAACTTTGCAAAAGCTAGCTCTAGTTCCTTTCGCTCGATGCGCTCTATTAGTCTGTGCTCCGACGCAATTCGGCTTAGCAATTCTTGTTTGTCAAAGCTTTCTAGATCGAACTCCGGTAAGGCTTGCGAGATATCAAACCCTGCTGGGACTGACGGCAGCAACTCAGCAATTGAGTCAGTTGTCAAAGGTGCCGCACAGTCGATCGCTTGTTGAGCGTCGCTTTCATGTTGAGGGCAATCGACCGGTTGTTCTGCCTGCGGCTGTGGTTGAAACTTGGCTTTCGATCTGGTTTTAGCTTTATTAATTGCTTTCATTTATTAAACTCCTGCATCAAGAGCTGCAAGTCTTCAGGTTTTTCCCCGCTCCGGTCGATCGCCAGCTTTTTTCTTCAGACATAATGTTTGTGCTATATTGAGCTTGTCTGAGTAGGCAACAATAATTAAGTAATTACTTAATTATATGATATAGTTTCAGTTATGGCTGAATAAAAATGAAGTTTTATGAAGCTCTCGACAAAACCCTTGAATACTACGGGATCACTGCTAAATGGTTGTCGGAGCAGTCAGGCCTAAGCCAGCAAATGATTTCGCAGTTTAGAAAAGGGAAGCAGCGGGTTTATAGCGACAGTCTTGAGGCAATGATTAGTTCGCTTCCTCTGGAGCCGCAGCGATATTTGTTCAGTTTGTTTCTTGGCGATCGAGTTCCGGTTTTTTTGGGAATGGATGAGACGGAGCTTGCAGAGATTATGGATGATATTGCAGAGATTATCCGTAAAAAAACTGTTCTTCGATCACAATCTCAGGTGAGCGGCCCGCAATTGGCTGCG
Encoded proteins:
- a CDS encoding ParB/RepB/Spo0J family partition protein gives rise to the protein MNQKRDSQPYQIKGVEALLGINDSEDAASSLVSIHKIVLPQQQPRRYFEPTAMQELVESVKQLGILQPLLVRPIDGNKYELVAGERRYRAASSLGLTEVPVTIRELTDAEALSIALLENLQREDLNAIEETEGILQLLAMKLNSTSSSVIALLGAAAHPERAGVDNVIHSSDWQIVSDIFALVGKYTPESFRTNRLPLLNLPDDVIGALRKGRIEYTKARAIARVKDSSERSQLLEEAIDLDLSLTQIKQRIADLKAQNTGPATAPNRSLKSRVDAAYGRVKKSKVWDDPKKQKKLEKLLAELEALVGEGLEN